CGAGGCAGCCCGCCTGGGAACGGACATCGACAAGTCCGTGGTGGTGCCCAACGGCATGGTCATCGAGGAGTTCGACGGGAAGTACCGGGCCCGCCGACAGGTCCTGGAAAACCTCCGGCAGGACTCCGCAGACCACGTCTGGCGCCTGGTCTACATCGCCCGCGTGGTGCCCATCAAGGGGCTGCTGGACCTGCTTTCGAGCATGGAGGTCCTCACGCAGCGCGGCTATCCGAACCTGCACCTGGACGTCCTGGGCCCCACCGAGCACGTGCCCGAATACTACGAGGCCTGCCTGGCCAAGATCGAGGCCCTGGGCCTGCAGGACAAGGTCACCATCCACGGCACCGTCAATGTCCGGGAAATGCTTGACCAGTTCGACCTGCTGGTGCTCCCCAGCTACAACGAGGGCCAGCCCATCGTCATCCTGGAAGCCATGGCCGCCGGCATTCCCACGGTGGGCTCCGATGTTGGCGGCGTGGCCCAGCTCATCGCCGATGACCTGCTGACTACGGACGGGAAGACCATCGGCGCCTGCGGCGAAACCGTGACACCGGGCAACGTGGTGCAGATGGCGGACGCGGTCCAGGCAGTCATCGGCAACCTGGACGCCTACGGCGAGTATGCGGCCAACGCCCGCACCCGCGTGCAGGAGTTCTTCCAGATGCATGAGGTCATGCGGTCCTATAATCAGATCTACCGCGCCCTGGGCGACCTGCCGGTCGTGGAATCGGCTGCTGCGGACGTAACAGCGCTGGACATGGCAACCGTGGACGAACTGCCCACCGAAGCCCTCACCGTGGTGCCGCTGTGACCGGAGTGGGTGCGTGGATCCGCTACGGCGATCCCATCTCTCCGGCGCAGATCGACTTCGCCGCCGAGCACTACCGCGCGGCCATCCTCCAGCCGTGGGAGCTGGACGCGGCGGCCGAGCTCAAGCGCCGCCGCCCGGACATGACGGTGCTCTGCTACAAGTGCCTGTCCTCCACCCGGGCGTATGAACCGGGGCCCGTCTTCAGTTCCGGGGTGACGTACCGGGAGGCAGAGGACGACGGCGGCACATGGTTCGCCACGCGGCTGGACGGTGCGCGCATCGAGTGGAACGGCTACGGCGGCCACTGGCAGATGAAGGTGTGGGACCCGGAGTACCGTGCCCGCTGGGTGGAGAACGTCACCAGGGAGCTGGCAGGCTCCCCCTTTGACGGCGTGATGGCGGACAACGACGTCTTTGACGACTACTACGGCATCCGGCCCCCGGTGCAGGACGCGGCATCCATGGCCGACTTCCGGGAGGGCCTGGACAAGCTCGTCCATGCCGCGGGTGCGGCATTGAACGGTGTGGGCAAGGTCCTGGTGCCCAACATTGCCGAATCCCGGCGCCTGCCGGGCCGCTGGGATTCCCACGCGGCGTACGGCGGCGGCTTCGAGGAGGTGTGGCTGGGCTACGGCCCGGCAAACCTGTTCGATCCCCGGACGGCCGAGGCGCAGCTTTCCCAGGCAGACGGGCCCGGCCTTTCCATCCTGCGCGTCCCCACCGATGGCGACGACGCGCACCCCAACTTCCGGTACGGCCTGGCGGCGTTCTGGATCTTCGGCGGCGGAGCGGGCTCCTACACGGCAACCGGCCACGACGACTACAGCCGCACCCAGCACATCGAGGAACTGGACTGGCCCCTGGGACATCCCGAGGGGCAGCCCCAGGGCCGGCGGCATGTGTGGCAGCGGACGTTCAGCGGCGGCTGGGCGGCCGTGAACTTCAACAATGACGGCCGCAGCCGGCGACGCATCAAAGTCCCATCCGGGCTGGTTGATGCCGCCGGGCAACCGGCACCCCACCATGTGGTTTTGGCTCCGCAGAGCGGGGTTGTCTATCAGCGAGGGCAGAGACATTAAGGTTCTAGTTACCGGCGGCGCCGGGTACATCGGGTCCCACACCATCCTCCAACTGCTCGAGGCCGGGCACGACGTCACGGCGGTGGACAACCTCAGCAATTCCCAGGTGGAGTCGCTGCTGCGCGTCCAGAAACTCTCCGGACGCAGCCTGGCGTTCCACGAGGCCGACATCACGGACCCCGCGGCGCTGGACCAGGTGTTCGCGGCCGCCGGGGTGGAGGCGGTGATCCACTTCGCGGGCTTGAAGGCCGTGGGCGAATCGGTGTCCCAGCCCCTGCGCTACTACCGCAACAACGTCACGGGGACGCTGAACCTGCTGGAGGCCATGGACGCCCACGATGTGCGGACCCTCGTTTTCAGCTCCTCCGCCACCGTGTACGGGAGCAACCCGCAGATGCCGCTCAAGGAGGACAGCAGCCTGGGGGCCACAAACCCCTACGGCCGGACCAAGCAGCAGATCGAAGAGATCCTCACGGACGTGCAGGCCTCTGACGGCCGGTGGCGGCTGGCCCTCCTGCGCTACTTCAACCCGGTGGGCGCCCACCCGTCCGGCCAGATCGGCGAGGATCCGCAGGGGCCCCCGAACAACCTCTTCCCGTACGTCACCCAGGTGGCGGTGGGCCGCAGGGACATGCTGAACGTCTTCGGCGGCGACTACCCAACATCCGACGGCACCGGGGTCCGCGACTACATCCACGTGATGGACCTCGCCGCCGGCCACCTGGCGGCACTGGATTACCTTGCCGCCCACGAGGGGGTCCACACCTGGAACCTGGGCAGCGGCAGCGGCCACTCCGTCCTGGAAATCATCCGCGCCTTCGAAAAGGCCGCACAGACTGCAGTCCCCTACAGCCTGGCGGAGCGGCGCCCGGGAGACGCCCCGGTCAGTCTGGCGGATCCGACGGCGGCCTTCCGCGACCTGGGGTGGAAGGCGGCGGAAACGCTGGAGAACATGTGCGCCGATGCCTGGCGTTGGCAGCAGAACAACCCGAACGGTTACCGCATGGAGGCGGCAGCCAGTTGAAAGCCGGCTGTCGCGGCTTGGCTGTGGCCGGCGGTCAGGATGCGGGGAAGTAGTTGCGTCCCAGGGTCAGCCACCCGGGCAGCGTCTGGTCCTGGGCGGCGTTGGCAAAGCGCAGCGGGACACCATTGGCCAGCGGGTTCACCGGCCGCAGCACCAGCGTGTAGTAGCCGGCGGCGAGGCCGCTGGTGCTGAAGGGTGTGGCCAGGGTGGGTGCCATGCCGGGTTTGATCGTGGTCAGCTTCCAGGAGGTGGTCCAGGTCCTGGCGATCTTCCCGTCGCCGCCCACGGCAGCCACCTGCACCGGCCAGTCGTAGTAGAACGGCGCCGCCCCGGTGTTGCGGATGGTGACGCTGAGGTCGCTCTGTCCCTTCACGGTTCCGGGCGCCAGGGAGAAGCCGGTGGCCTGGAACCGGTAGCCCAGCGATTGGGACGCTGCGGCAGCAGTGCTTTGGGCAGTCCCTGCGTACGTTGGGCTGAAGGCGTACTGGTTGAGCAGCCACGAAGCGTGGGTGGCTGCCACGCTCCCCGGGAAGTCCTTCTGGGCCGGATCGGCCACCCAGGGGCAGGGGACGGCGTCGAAAAGGCAGGGCTGCAGCTCGGGGCGGAGTTCGCCGCCCACCGGCTGGGTGAGCCACTTGCTGGTTGCGCCGGCCTGCTGCAGTTTGTCCACGAAACTCCAGCCGCTCCCGGGCAGGGTTTCAGCGGCGAACGAGTCGTCGTGGTAGCCCACGTTGAGGCTGCTGTTGGCGGTGGTGGGGTACCGCACCTGGAGCTTGGTCCTGGTGAAGGCGGCTGTGTAGGCCTGCAGGACAAGTTGTTGCTCCGTGGCCGAGGCCGACCAGTTTTCCGGCGAGGCCCACCCGTCGTGGGGGTAGGTATGCCATTCGCCCCAGAAGCCCAGCAGGCCCGCCTGGATGAAGCCGATGCGCCGGTCGCCGTCGTACCGTGAGCCAAAGGCCGCGATGAAGCTGTCCAGCGCCTGGGCCAGGCGCGGGTCGTTGTAGTCGGGGGAAACGCTGATGCCCTGGTTGCCGTAGTCGGTGTAGGAGTGGGTGGCCAGGCCGGCGTCCAACAGGTATTTGGGAACGCCGGTTGGCTTGCCGGGGTAGTCGAGGTAGAACCTGAAGACGGCCTGGTGTCCGCGGGCGGCAATGGTGTTCAGCTGGGATTCCAGGGCGGACCAGTCGTAGGTGCCGGGTCCCGTGACCACAGCGTTCACCGGTATGTAAAACCATTCCATGGAATAGGGCAGGGAACCGTACTTCCCGGCGTATGGGACAAAGCCCTGCAGCGGGTTGCTGGCCGGCGCCGGACCGGCCGCCAGGGAAACCCACTCCCCCGGCTTGATGTCTGCAGCCGTCGCGCTGGGTACCGTGCCGGCGGAAGGGATGGTGAGGGATAGCAGCCCCGCCAACAAGGACAATGCCGCGGCAGCGTTGGCTATCCCTTTTGTCTTTCCGCGCGGGCGGACAATATTCGGAAACAGAACAGCACTCAGCCTGTGCAACGCTTTCACTGAAGCTTCTTCCTAAAGGCGGTGCCAGGCACCTGCGAGACCAAGAATTACACGAAAGTCGCCCAGTGCGACGGCGCTAATTCAAACTGAAAACGCAGGGCTCCACAAGTGGCCATTGGGTTTCCGTCATTTCGCAACGCGCCCCGGTCCCAATAAGATGTGCCTTCCGGCCTGCCGGTGGTCCTTCCTGGCTGGACCATTGCCCATTTTTCAATCGGTCCGTGGTCCAGCAGCAGTACTGATGCAGGGACGCTGCCCGGACCTGTAGGCAGAGGCTATGACCGGTTCGAGTTCGTCCATCACCGTATGGTTCCCGGGGAGCACCACATGGGCCAGAAATTCGGACTCGAGTGTTGCAACACCGGCTGCCGCTGCTGCGAGTTTGGCGTCGGTCGACAGGGCGAAGGCGTGCCAGAATCGACGGGCATCGAGTTCGAGCACTTTTGCGCTAACCTCCTTGCCGGGGACGTCGGACACTCCACCCGGAACCGTAGGGCTTCCCTCGTTCTGCGGCAAAGAGAGGACGATCCGAAATTGCCTTCCGCTGGCTCTGAACGAGATGGCGTTGAGGTGGCCACGTTGGCTGAAGAGAACGTCGGTTGCCCCGAAGTCCAGAAGCGAGCGTTCGATGTGTTCCCGGGAAGCTCCAACACTGAAGGAATCACCGCGTGTGTAAAAACTCCGGGAATCGTAGGTTGCCATACTCCAACTATGCCCCGCCTCGCCCCCTTTCGGTCACAGGGGCCTCGCCCAGTACCTTAATGGCTGGGACCCCGGCCCGGTTTGGGTGGCCGGGGTCCCGTGGGTTTAGGGCTGCACAGAGTCGAAGAACCGGTAGGTCGGCGGTGCCGGGGACGGTTCTTCCTGGTGTGTTTTGGACCGGATGAACTCGATGTTTTCCTGTGACAGGACAGTTTCGCCGTGATTATCAGAATCAGCGTCCTCTCCGGATTCGGCATTTATTTCCGCCGAAATGGTGCGGGGCAGAATTACACAGCCAGGATTGTCGATGAGCCACTGCTTGCTGGCCGGGGACAGCCGGTGCCAGTACTTCTCAAGGTGCATGGAAGTCATTTGTTTCCTTTGCGGGTTTGGGTACGGCTGGTTACGGGTGTTAGTCGAAGTGGATTTCGGCCGCGGATTGACGGATAGCTTCGAGTCGTTGTTCCTCAAGCATCCCCAGGGCATCCAGTTCTTCAGACCTGTGGGCGCGCTCAGCTTCGGCCTGCACGGAAATGTCCCTCAGAATCATGCCGATAAGGTGGGCAAGCCCTGACTTGAGGTCCTGCAGATTGGTGTTGGTGATCAGGAGGCGGCGGTCAGAGACCCGCAGTTCGACGTCGCTGTATCCTTCCTCCGCCAAGCGCCGGGTGACGCTCTTGGCATGCAACAAATCGAGTTCCCGGGGCTGGGGCCTGCGGGAGAACACGGCCGGGACGGTGTAACGAGAGGCGCCCGTGGCCGTACCGAGGTCGTGAGGCAGGGCGGAGGCCAGGACGCCGCTGAGCGCAAGGCGCCCCTCGACGTGGACAGGCTGTTCTTGGGTGGTGGTCATGGCATTGCGCCAACGTTTCTTGAAGATGCACTGTCAGAACCGCAGAGACGGGCGGATCGACTGTGACTGGGGTCAAGGGACCCGAAACCGGGCCCCTTATAAGGGGAGGGCATCGGCCGGAGGGGCTTACCTGCGGAACAGAACGGCCAGGGCCGCCCTCGTTGTCCCAACTGATCACCACGTGTTCATTGCCGTGACGGGATGCCACAGTCGCCGATGTGCCGGCGGCGGACGCGGAGTTGGTTTCATTGCTCAGGAAACCGGATGTCCAGTCACAGCGTCCCGATACCCTGACTGTACGCCCTCGTGGGCCACGACCGGTGAAAACCCACCAATCAGTTCTGTACGCTTCCAAACCCCGGCCTGCCCCGTTCCCACAATCCACAGACACAGCAAGGGTGCCCAGGGTCAGATAACAGCCAGGGCGCCCTTCGCGCTCTCCACCAGCACATGCGTGGCGGCTGGAAGATGAACGACTTCGCCGTCGATCTGGCAAGGAACAGCATCCCGCGTTGTGAAGGAATAGCTGCTGACGCTGGGCTGGTGCCCTAGTCCCAGCGTCACAGCCCGCAGGGTCATCAGCGCCATCTTCCAACGCCCGGCATGCGGGAGCGTCACGACCTCGAACAGGCCATCGTCGGGGCTGCCCATCTCGCTGACCGTCCCGTACTTGGCCATACGCGAAATGTTGGCGAGGATCAGGCTGTCGAAGCGCGCGGTGGCCCCGTCTGCACGGACGAGTTCAAAGGGCCTCAACGCAGAGAGTGTGCGGGCGACGGACAGGAGTTCGAGGATTTTCCCCTTGCCGCCCCTCTCGATGCCGATCGCCATCAACGGTGTGAGCCCGAAACCTACATACGAGTGGGCGTACTGAATCCGCTCGCGGTGTTTCCCGCCGTACGTGATGCGCAACAGGTCGATGTGG
This region of Arthrobacter sp. DNA4 genomic DNA includes:
- a CDS encoding putative glycoside hydrolase, which gives rise to MTGVGAWIRYGDPISPAQIDFAAEHYRAAILQPWELDAAAELKRRRPDMTVLCYKCLSSTRAYEPGPVFSSGVTYREAEDDGGTWFATRLDGARIEWNGYGGHWQMKVWDPEYRARWVENVTRELAGSPFDGVMADNDVFDDYYGIRPPVQDAASMADFREGLDKLVHAAGAALNGVGKVLVPNIAESRRLPGRWDSHAAYGGGFEEVWLGYGPANLFDPRTAEAQLSQADGPGLSILRVPTDGDDAHPNFRYGLAAFWIFGGGAGSYTATGHDDYSRTQHIEELDWPLGHPEGQPQGRRHVWQRTFSGGWAAVNFNNDGRSRRRIKVPSGLVDAAGQPAPHHVVLAPQSGVVYQRGQRH
- the galE gene encoding UDP-glucose 4-epimerase GalE, whose product is MKVLVTGGAGYIGSHTILQLLEAGHDVTAVDNLSNSQVESLLRVQKLSGRSLAFHEADITDPAALDQVFAAAGVEAVIHFAGLKAVGESVSQPLRYYRNNVTGTLNLLEAMDAHDVRTLVFSSSATVYGSNPQMPLKEDSSLGATNPYGRTKQQIEEILTDVQASDGRWRLALLRYFNPVGAHPSGQIGEDPQGPPNNLFPYVTQVAVGRRDMLNVFGGDYPTSDGTGVRDYIHVMDLAAGHLAALDYLAAHEGVHTWNLGSGSGHSVLEIIRAFEKAAQTAVPYSLAERRPGDAPVSLADPTAAFRDLGWKAAETLENMCADAWRWQQNNPNGYRMEAAAS
- a CDS encoding DUF4832 domain-containing protein; the protein is MAGLLSLTIPSAGTVPSATAADIKPGEWVSLAAGPAPASNPLQGFVPYAGKYGSLPYSMEWFYIPVNAVVTGPGTYDWSALESQLNTIAARGHQAVFRFYLDYPGKPTGVPKYLLDAGLATHSYTDYGNQGISVSPDYNDPRLAQALDSFIAAFGSRYDGDRRIGFIQAGLLGFWGEWHTYPHDGWASPENWSASATEQQLVLQAYTAAFTRTKLQVRYPTTANSSLNVGYHDDSFAAETLPGSGWSFVDKLQQAGATSKWLTQPVGGELRPELQPCLFDAVPCPWVADPAQKDFPGSVAATHASWLLNQYAFSPTYAGTAQSTAAAASQSLGYRFQATGFSLAPGTVKGQSDLSVTIRNTGAAPFYYDWPVQVAAVGGDGKIARTWTTSWKLTTIKPGMAPTLATPFSTSGLAAGYYTLVLRPVNPLANGVPLRFANAAQDQTLPGWLTLGRNYFPAS
- a CDS encoding diacylglycerol kinase family protein, which gives rise to MSSAQAPVDRFDRVVLVFNPGKPGMVARIDELQQGLTAGLPELPIELLPTEFAGHARDLARSVAAKGTPLIVSVSGDGGYHEVVNGVMDVPGSRAVCTVVAAGNANDHHRSMPAPPLPEAVREGRVRHIDLLRITYGGKHRERIQYAHSYVGFGLTPLMAIGIERGGKGKILELLSVARTLSALRPFELVRADGATARFDSLILANISRMAKYGTVSEMGSPDDGLFEVVTLPHAGRWKMALMTLRAVTLGLGHQPSVSSYSFTTRDAVPCQIDGEVVHLPAATHVLVESAKGALAVI